The Syntrophorhabdaceae bacterium genome includes a region encoding these proteins:
- a CDS encoding dodecin family protein: MAGSVYKIIEIVGTSEKSWEEAAKNALETAGKSLEDLRVAEVIKQDVTLENGKVSQYRVRLNISFKYHSE; this comes from the coding sequence ATGGCGGGTAGTGTTTATAAGATCATCGAGATCGTAGGAACAAGCGAGAAGTCCTGGGAGGAAGCCGCTAAGAACGCCCTTGAGACTGCGGGAAAATCCCTCGAAGACCTGCGTGTCGCCGAGGTTATCAAGCAGGATGTGACGCTGGAGAATGGAAAAGTGAGCCAGTACAGGGTGAGGCTCAATATTTCCTTCAAGTATCACAGCGAGTAG
- the groL gene encoding chaperonin GroEL (60 kDa chaperone family; promotes refolding of misfolded polypeptides especially under stressful conditions; forms two stacked rings of heptamers to form a barrel-shaped 14mer; ends can be capped by GroES; misfolded proteins enter the barrel where they are refolded when GroES binds), with the protein MAKEIKYDQNAREALLRGVNTLADAVRVTLGPKGRNVILEKTFGSPTVTKDGVTVAKEIEIEDRFENMGAQMVKEVASKTSDVAGDGTTTATVLAQSIYREGAKLVAAGHNPMELKRGIEKAVEVIVAELKTFSKPTKDQKEIAQVGTISANNDDTIGNIIAEAMSKVGKEGVITVEEAKSMETTLDIVEGMQFDKGYISPYFVTNPEKMEAVLDEPFILINEKKISNMKDLLPILEQVAKMGKALLIVCEDVEGEALATLVVNKLRGTLKIAAVKAPGFGDRRKAMLEDIAILTGGQMISEELGIKLESITLKDLGQAKRVVIDKDNTTLVDGAGDKSDIEGRVKQIRTQIEETTSDYDREKLQERLAKLVGGVAVINVGAATESEMKEKKARVEDALNATKAAVEEGVIPGGGVSFIRCIAKLDTLKLEGQRQFGVNIVKKAIEDPLRWIATNAGHDGSIIIEKVKNGKGNFGFDAAKEEYVDDMVAAGIIDPTKVARTALQNASSVASLLLTTDCMIAEKPKDKGAQMPMMPPGGMGGMDGMY; encoded by the coding sequence ATGGCTAAAGAAATCAAATATGATCAGAACGCAAGGGAGGCACTCCTGAGGGGCGTCAACACACTGGCCGACGCCGTCAGAGTGACTCTTGGACCTAAAGGGAGAAACGTTATTCTCGAAAAGACCTTCGGCTCCCCCACCGTAACAAAGGATGGAGTGACCGTTGCCAAGGAGATCGAGATCGAAGACAGATTCGAGAACATGGGCGCCCAGATGGTCAAAGAGGTCGCCAGCAAGACAAGTGATGTAGCCGGCGACGGTACCACAACGGCAACAGTCCTCGCCCAGTCGATCTACCGTGAAGGCGCCAAGCTTGTCGCGGCCGGTCACAACCCCATGGAACTCAAACGCGGCATCGAGAAGGCAGTCGAGGTCATCGTAGCTGAACTGAAAACGTTCTCCAAGCCGACCAAGGACCAGAAAGAGATCGCACAGGTCGGGACCATCTCCGCGAACAACGACGACACCATCGGCAACATTATCGCCGAGGCCATGAGCAAGGTCGGCAAGGAAGGCGTCATCACCGTTGAAGAAGCCAAGAGCATGGAAACGACCCTCGACATCGTCGAAGGCATGCAGTTCGACAAAGGCTACATCTCACCGTACTTCGTCACCAACCCGGAAAAGATGGAAGCGGTCCTCGACGAGCCTTTTATCCTCATCAATGAGAAGAAGATCAGCAACATGAAGGACCTCCTGCCGATCCTCGAGCAGGTGGCGAAGATGGGCAAGGCTCTCCTCATCGTCTGCGAGGACGTTGAAGGCGAGGCCCTGGCCACGCTCGTGGTGAACAAGCTCAGGGGCACCCTGAAGATCGCCGCAGTAAAGGCACCGGGCTTCGGTGACAGAAGAAAGGCAATGCTGGAAGATATCGCCATCCTCACCGGTGGTCAGATGATCTCCGAAGAACTGGGCATCAAACTCGAAAGCATCACCCTGAAGGATCTGGGACAGGCCAAGAGGGTCGTCATCGACAAAGACAATACGACGCTCGTTGACGGCGCAGGCGACAAATCAGACATCGAGGGACGGGTCAAACAGATTCGCACCCAGATCGAAGAAACCACATCCGATTACGACAGGGAAAAACTCCAGGAAAGGCTCGCGAAACTCGTTGGCGGTGTTGCCGTGATCAACGTAGGCGCAGCGACGGAATCGGAAATGAAAGAAAAGAAAGCCCGCGTCGAGGACGCCCTCAATGCCACCAAGGCGGCCGTTGAGGAAGGCGTCATCCCCGGCGGAGGCGTGTCCTTCATCAGGTGCATCGCGAAGCTCGATACACTCAAGCTCGAAGGTCAGAGACAGTTCGGCGTCAATATCGTCAAGAAGGCCATCGAAGACCCTCTGCGCTGGATCGCGACCAACGCCGGCCACGACGGGTCCATCATTATCGAGAAGGTAAAGAACGGCAAAGGCAACTTCGGTTTCGACGCCGCGAAGGAAGAGTATGTCGATGATATGGTGGCCGCAGGCATCATCGATCCGACCAAGGTCGCCCGCACGGCCCTTCAGAATGCCTCTTCAGTGGCATCCCTGTTGCTCACCACCGACTGCATGATCGCGGAAAAACCAAAAGACAAAGGCGCTCAGATGCCTATGATGCCCCCGGGAGGAATGGGCGGCATGGACGGCATGTACTAA
- the groES gene encoding co-chaperone GroES: protein MKVKPLQDRILIKRIEEEERTKGGIIIPDAAKEKPQEGMVVAVGDGKILESGQKAPLTVKPGDKILFGKYSGTEIKVDGEEHLILREDDVLAIVED from the coding sequence ATGAAGGTTAAACCATTACAGGACAGAATTCTTATCAAGAGAATCGAGGAAGAGGAAAGAACGAAGGGTGGCATAATCATTCCTGACGCTGCCAAGGAAAAACCCCAGGAAGGAATGGTGGTTGCGGTGGGCGATGGAAAGATCCTCGAAAGCGGCCAGAAGGCACCATTGACCGTGAAGCCGGGAGACAAGATCCTCTTCGGAAAATACTCTGGTACGGAGATCAAGGTCGACGGCGAAGAGCATCTCATTCTCAGGGAAGACGATGTTCTTGCAATTGTAGAAGATTAA
- a CDS encoding DnaJ C-terminal domain-containing protein, with protein sequence MAGKQDYYELLGVSKTASEEQIKKAYRKLALKYHPDRNPGNKEAEERFKLINEAYAVLSNAEKRKQFDTFGMGGFQQRYSEEDIFRGFNVGDLFKDLGFGGGDIFSMIFDRQGGRGARQQQRQQQQPWDFGDYITRQQQGTEPVRDLDLHYELEIPFMDAMHGAEKRISLATATGTEEVNVKIPKGIASGKKLRLKGKGNQGRAGQRGDLYITMKVGEHPVFKRTGNDLYVTREVKLTDALLGTVVEVPSIDGPKRVTIPPGVKSHSKVRLKGLGVPNQGGDEYVEVIIDIPKKLTDRQKSLLEELRKEGL encoded by the coding sequence ATGGCAGGAAAACAGGACTACTATGAACTGCTCGGGGTATCGAAAACCGCCTCGGAAGAGCAGATAAAGAAGGCGTACCGGAAACTGGCATTGAAGTATCACCCCGACCGCAACCCGGGCAACAAGGAGGCCGAAGAGAGGTTCAAACTTATCAACGAGGCCTATGCGGTGCTCAGCAACGCCGAGAAGCGCAAACAGTTCGATACCTTTGGCATGGGAGGCTTCCAGCAACGTTACAGCGAAGAGGACATCTTCAGAGGATTCAACGTGGGTGACCTTTTCAAGGACCTTGGCTTTGGCGGGGGTGACATTTTCAGCATGATCTTCGACAGGCAGGGCGGCCGGGGAGCACGACAGCAGCAGCGGCAGCAGCAGCAACCCTGGGATTTCGGCGACTACATCACCCGGCAGCAGCAGGGAACCGAGCCGGTCCGCGACCTGGACCTCCACTATGAACTGGAAATACCCTTCATGGACGCCATGCATGGGGCTGAAAAAAGGATATCCCTGGCCACGGCGACGGGAACGGAAGAAGTGAATGTCAAGATACCGAAAGGGATTGCAAGCGGAAAAAAGCTGAGGCTCAAAGGCAAGGGCAATCAGGGCCGAGCCGGACAGCGCGGGGACCTGTACATAACCATGAAGGTGGGGGAACATCCCGTCTTCAAACGCACCGGCAATGACCTCTATGTAACAAGGGAAGTGAAACTCACGGATGCGCTTCTCGGGACCGTCGTCGAGGTCCCGTCCATTGACGGACCCAAAAGGGTCACCATCCCACCGGGAGTGAAAAGCCATTCCAAGGTCCGTCTGAAAGGTTTGGGCGTCCCCAATCAGGGCGGCGACGAATACGTGGAGGTTATCATCGACATCCCCAAGAAACTTACCGACAGGCAGAAGAGTCTCCTCGAAGAACTCAGAAAGGAAGGTTTATAG